In Hymenobacter sp. DG01, one genomic interval encodes:
- a CDS encoding NAD-dependent epimerase/dehydratase family protein, which translates to MKVIVTGATGMVGEGVLLECLQDPRITRVLAVTRKPTGRQHPKLQEARLADFEHPGSIEAELTGYDACYFCLGVSAAGMKEAEYTRLTYDLTLGFARTLARLNPQMTFCYVSGAGTDSTEKGSQMWARVKGRTENELRRLPFRATYMFRLGLMTVTPGQQHVSSLNRYMGWLFPGLRRIAPSWVSTMAEVGRAMINVTHHGYEKPVLEVKDIVELAHRH; encoded by the coding sequence ATGAAGGTCATCGTAACCGGCGCCACCGGCATGGTGGGCGAAGGCGTCCTGCTGGAATGCCTCCAAGATCCGCGCATTACCCGCGTACTGGCCGTCACCCGCAAGCCCACGGGCCGGCAGCATCCCAAGCTCCAGGAAGCTCGGCTAGCCGACTTCGAGCACCCCGGGTCCATCGAAGCCGAGCTGACGGGCTACGACGCCTGCTATTTCTGCCTGGGCGTATCGGCGGCCGGCATGAAAGAGGCCGAGTACACCCGTCTCACCTACGACCTCACGCTGGGCTTTGCCCGCACCCTGGCCCGGCTCAACCCGCAGATGACATTCTGCTACGTCTCGGGCGCGGGCACCGACAGCACCGAAAAGGGCAGCCAGATGTGGGCCCGCGTGAAAGGCCGCACCGAGAACGAGTTGCGGCGCCTGCCGTTTCGGGCCACCTATATGTTCCGGCTGGGCTTGATGACGGTGACGCCGGGTCAGCAGCATGTATCGTCGCTGAACCGGTACATGGGCTGGCTGTTTCCGGGCCTTCGCCGCATCGCGCCCAGTTGGGTTTCCACCATGGCTGAGGTAGGCCGGGCCATGATTAACGTAACCCACCACGGGTACGAGAAGCCGGTGCTGGAAGTCAAGGACATCGTGGAACTGGCGCACCGGCACTAG
- a CDS encoding helix-turn-helix domain-containing protein, protein MAIQDIILKEGESTFVDFKKTAYKPEIFFDFIKDVMAMANAPVEEDRYLIVGVKHYVDNSRDLIGLLPDDLLDDAVYHQLLRDHVEPLIPFEYFYTTVQGKLIGVFRIYNTHPPYMMRKEFERGKQKLQVGDSFIRVGTSTARITRADIDQMFKRRLTADPFAGKLRVLLMVNGVTTATASTCADKVFPSEANRQKITRILADKREKERLDKEKAQTNWSTHLVSQHLQSLQGTSLAALAGRMQGGSRYEDRTIEQLEKNLAEVESTYREHDLYAKFEEQAHQLNFLLVNDSDQYVEDCSITITFKNDPGVSIATKIHPDPAQQHNYSAHVFRLGYPSVQEYRGYYMIEGSIKSIKHGVQNEAFQQALRLYIPGQAAGQQLLFKVALTAKNLKQEFTQELVLTIQ, encoded by the coding sequence ATGGCTATTCAGGATATCATCCTTAAAGAAGGAGAAAGCACCTTCGTAGATTTCAAAAAGACGGCGTATAAACCGGAAATATTTTTCGACTTCATCAAGGATGTGATGGCAATGGCCAACGCGCCGGTTGAGGAAGATAGGTACCTCATCGTGGGTGTAAAACACTACGTAGATAATAGCCGGGACCTCATTGGCTTACTGCCTGATGATCTGCTAGATGATGCTGTTTACCATCAGTTACTGCGGGATCATGTGGAGCCGCTTATTCCCTTTGAGTATTTCTATACTACAGTACAGGGGAAGTTGATAGGGGTATTCAGAATATATAATACTCATCCTCCTTATATGATGCGCAAGGAGTTTGAGCGCGGTAAGCAAAAATTGCAGGTAGGAGACTCCTTCATTCGAGTTGGCACGTCTACCGCTCGGATAACGAGAGCCGATATTGATCAAATGTTTAAACGGCGGCTTACAGCAGATCCGTTCGCCGGCAAACTGCGGGTACTACTGATGGTAAATGGCGTAACCACGGCAACCGCATCCACATGCGCCGACAAAGTATTTCCATCAGAAGCTAACCGCCAGAAAATAACCCGTATTCTAGCGGATAAGCGCGAAAAAGAACGATTAGATAAGGAGAAGGCACAAACCAATTGGAGCACTCACCTAGTATCACAGCATCTACAGTCGCTCCAGGGGACCAGCTTAGCGGCACTGGCCGGCAGAATGCAAGGGGGCAGCAGATACGAGGATCGAACTATTGAGCAACTGGAAAAGAATCTGGCGGAGGTAGAGAGTACCTACCGAGAACACGATCTGTATGCCAAATTCGAGGAGCAGGCCCACCAGCTGAATTTTCTACTGGTAAATGACAGCGATCAATACGTGGAGGATTGCTCCATTACCATCACGTTTAAAAATGATCCGGGTGTAAGTATTGCCACTAAAATCCACCCAGATCCAGCCCAGCAGCATAATTATTCAGCGCACGTTTTCCGCTTAGGTTACCCGTCCGTGCAGGAGTACAGGGGGTATTATATGATTGAAGGCAGTATTAAGAGTATAAAGCATGGGGTTCAAAACGAGGCTTTTCAGCAGGCTTTGCGCCTATACATTCCTGGGCAGGCCGCTGGCCAGCAACTGCTTTTTAAAGTAGCCTTGACCGCGAAAAACCTGAAGCAGGAGTTTACGCAGGAGCTAGTGCTTACCATTCAGTAA
- a CDS encoding site-specific integrase encodes MLKDDDPPPVPFTFASTRMEHLPSITESTRAVGQARHLNDYAEKAGRYVAAGLEGAANTKEAYAGDWRRFTAWCTEYNCQPLPADVPTLVGFVTHLTELGRKTATIRRHIASIAKAHRLASQPVPSTDDQFKVFMEGVSRVEGVRQKQAPAFKLEHFKRAVQEIDTSRPAGLRDRALLLLGFSGAFRRDELASVNIEHLQQDEEGLLIDLPRSKTNQKGESEEKAVFYSPDRRTCPVRAVMEWVSYLQAQGRSTGPLFLSFRRGQHLSKRRLNTDAINLIVQQYLGKQYTSHSLRASFVTIAKLKGIDDSKIMNQTKHKTTAMIRRYTRLDSVRQHNAAQEIGL; translated from the coding sequence ATGCTCAAAGACGATGATCCGCCGCCCGTACCCTTCACATTTGCCTCGACCCGTATGGAGCACTTGCCAAGTATAACCGAAAGCACCCGGGCCGTGGGGCAGGCGCGGCACCTGAATGACTATGCCGAGAAGGCCGGGCGCTACGTGGCCGCTGGCCTGGAGGGTGCAGCCAATACCAAGGAAGCCTACGCCGGCGACTGGCGCCGCTTCACGGCCTGGTGCACCGAGTATAATTGCCAGCCGTTACCGGCCGACGTGCCGACGTTGGTTGGGTTCGTTACGCACCTGACGGAACTGGGGCGCAAGACCGCCACCATTCGGCGGCATATTGCCTCGATTGCCAAGGCCCACCGGCTGGCCAGCCAGCCGGTTCCCAGTACGGACGACCAGTTTAAGGTGTTCATGGAGGGCGTTAGTCGCGTGGAAGGCGTGCGCCAGAAGCAAGCCCCGGCCTTCAAACTGGAGCATTTCAAACGGGCCGTGCAGGAAATCGACACCAGCCGGCCGGCCGGCCTGCGGGACCGGGCCTTGCTGCTGCTGGGCTTCAGCGGGGCCTTTCGCCGCGACGAGCTGGCGAGTGTGAACATCGAGCATTTGCAGCAGGACGAAGAAGGCTTGCTCATTGACCTGCCGCGCAGCAAAACCAACCAGAAGGGCGAGAGCGAGGAAAAGGCGGTGTTCTACTCCCCGGACCGGCGTACCTGCCCGGTGCGGGCCGTCATGGAATGGGTCAGCTACCTACAGGCGCAGGGCCGCAGTACGGGGCCGCTGTTTCTGTCCTTTCGCCGCGGCCAGCACCTGAGCAAACGCCGGCTCAATACCGACGCCATCAACCTGATCGTGCAGCAGTACCTGGGCAAGCAGTATACCTCGCACTCGCTGCGGGCCTCCTTCGTGACCATTGCCAAATTGAAGGGCATCGACGACAGCAAGATTATGAATCAGACCAAGCACAAGACCACGGCTATGATTCGCCGCTACACGCGCCTAGATAGCGTCCGGCAGCATAATGCCGCCCAGGAAATAGGCTTATAA
- a CDS encoding DUF6268 family outer membrane beta-barrel protein: protein MMFTRLVAGLSLGVGVLLPMASQAQGYAEGVGLSYEVLPLKLTADDTQRTFRADVFRANVILPLLVSADSTGSVLVGTSLEHLRFTGERPGFPVRSVTGILPLVGYRKRLSPQLELTALALPALNSDLRDVQARDLTWGGVVRAGYRTSARRAYRLTLGYRQQFYGPQYIVLLGLDWQLGQRWRAFGDLPTTFTLSYAASPKFAAGFNLNGINTAYRLQDRDRYFQYQQGHYGLFAEAYVSAHWALRATAAYAVTRRLDVFEKNDQWPATIDYIGLGQEPVPLNPLIEKGPAFKVALSYRVATP, encoded by the coding sequence ATGATGTTTACTCGATTAGTAGCCGGCCTAAGCCTAGGCGTCGGCGTCCTTTTACCCATGGCCAGCCAGGCGCAGGGCTATGCAGAAGGTGTAGGCCTGAGCTATGAAGTTCTGCCTCTCAAACTAACCGCCGACGACACCCAGCGCACCTTCCGGGCCGATGTGTTCCGGGCTAACGTGATTCTCCCGCTACTAGTCAGTGCCGACAGTACCGGCAGCGTATTGGTTGGAACGAGCCTGGAGCACCTGCGCTTCACCGGAGAACGTCCGGGATTCCCGGTGCGCAGCGTGACTGGAATCTTACCGCTGGTAGGCTACCGGAAACGGCTTTCCCCTCAGCTCGAACTGACGGCCCTCGCTTTGCCCGCCCTGAATTCTGACTTGCGCGACGTGCAGGCGCGCGACCTTACCTGGGGCGGCGTGGTTCGGGCTGGCTACCGTACCAGTGCCCGCCGAGCCTACCGCTTAACGCTGGGCTACCGGCAGCAGTTTTACGGACCACAGTACATCGTGCTGCTGGGCCTTGATTGGCAGCTGGGCCAGCGGTGGCGGGCCTTTGGCGACCTGCCGACCACCTTTACGCTCAGCTATGCTGCTTCGCCCAAGTTTGCCGCAGGCTTCAACCTGAACGGCATTAATACTGCCTACCGCCTGCAAGACCGGGACCGGTATTTTCAGTATCAGCAGGGCCATTACGGGTTGTTTGCCGAGGCTTACGTTAGTGCTCATTGGGCCCTGCGCGCAACCGCAGCGTATGCCGTGACGCGCCGGCTCGATGTTTTTGAGAAGAACGATCAGTGGCCCGCGACAATCGACTACATTGGCCTGGGCCAGGAGCCGGTACCGCTCAATCCGTTGATCGAAAAAGGCCCAGCCTTTAAGGTGGCCCTCAGCTACCGAGTAGCAACCCCCTGA
- a CDS encoding HNH endonuclease, with amino-acid sequence MCASSASASTTDRPDRKQQNQGQNWISQRVRLAIYMRDGFACAYCARGIEAGLTLTLDHIVPYSKGGAIKDPKNLITACLNCNSSRGNRSLKDFVAVSAPYHQRDPAEVLNFIRLHRQRVLKLKVAGQMIAQSGSCRKVLDIVQGGGLI; translated from the coding sequence ATGTGTGCTTCTTCCGCCTCCGCTTCGACTACTGACCGCCCAGACCGCAAACAACAGAATCAGGGCCAAAACTGGATTAGCCAGCGCGTCCGGTTAGCTATCTATATGCGTGACGGTTTTGCTTGTGCTTACTGCGCACGAGGCATTGAGGCAGGTTTGACGCTCACTCTTGACCACATTGTACCTTACTCCAAAGGCGGGGCAATCAAAGACCCCAAAAACCTGATTACCGCTTGCCTGAACTGCAATAGCTCACGCGGCAACCGTAGCCTGAAGGATTTTGTAGCCGTATCGGCCCCCTACCACCAGCGCGACCCCGCCGAGGTACTGAACTTCATTCGCCTGCACCGCCAGCGCGTGTTGAAGCTGAAAGTAGCCGGGCAGATGATAGCCCAAAGCGGGAGCTGCCGCAAGGTATTGGATATAGTACAAGGTGGGGGGCTGATTTAG
- the gldC gene encoding gliding motility protein GldC yields the protein MKKSELHFTVTLDEHKVPEAIHWQSTGEPGSEAVDQEAHALNISIWNKQEAGTMRIGLWTKEMPIEHLKRFYIDTIGALAEDISRATDDEGMADKINDLCNELLTRLKTPE from the coding sequence ATGAAGAAATCTGAACTACATTTCACCGTTACGCTCGACGAGCACAAAGTCCCGGAGGCCATTCACTGGCAAAGCACGGGCGAGCCAGGTAGTGAAGCCGTTGATCAAGAAGCGCACGCGCTGAATATCTCCATTTGGAACAAACAGGAAGCCGGCACAATGCGAATAGGGCTGTGGACGAAAGAAATGCCTATCGAGCACTTAAAGCGGTTCTATATTGATACCATTGGAGCGCTGGCCGAAGATATTAGCCGGGCTACGGATGATGAAGGCATGGCCGATAAAATCAACGATCTCTGCAACGAACTGCTTACCCGCTTAAAAACACCTGAATAG
- a CDS encoding ParB/RepB/Spo0J family partition protein, protein MSSTTVSVLPQVDAEVELKSIPLTAIYVADNYRSAINPVGLESLAESIRTGGLIQPVAVRPLEEPFDGFSYALIAGFRRHAAHELAQLPTILATIRHMSAQQAEIYRLVENIQRENPHPADEAVAVGKLSQQGMNTDEIAAYLGQSARWVTQRRAISELLPEWLTDLRQDKLTLGGAEELSRWPESVQVRCLSHRSQYLVNEQSVKNWVSREKQVLASAPWALEDAALYPAAGACTSCPKRSSCSVVLFAELAEQGKDTCLDSGCWNKKMELRIEQVLSEQKELEGDKPVVRLTTKYWEAPAGALKPEKYEVTKKKKGTVVGVYVDGANAGKVVRVQLTEVTAKAIEQGKVELTQGEKNRDTRQKRLLKEAGKRVLADRCYHALQQFSDEAKAARLRVLGLVVAESLMRGRNLDTLTLAELSRTWGWEEVGKNGPELKGRTYKDWVVEQVLSVAPSEAMLTQLLLFSVTHRDLANEWTDYQQNAAGLVADPQVKEGLTEAAQELFESEYDPRTLRARKLPMGHETQLTPEVAPDEVELASSAQAA, encoded by the coding sequence ATGAGTTCTACAACTGTTTCCGTACTGCCCCAAGTTGATGCCGAGGTTGAATTGAAATCCATTCCCCTTACGGCCATCTATGTTGCCGATAATTACCGGAGCGCGATAAATCCGGTAGGGCTGGAGTCACTGGCCGAAAGCATCCGGACCGGAGGCCTGATTCAACCCGTTGCCGTGCGGCCCTTGGAGGAGCCTTTCGATGGCTTTTCTTACGCTCTGATTGCCGGTTTTCGCCGCCATGCCGCCCATGAGCTGGCCCAGCTGCCTACGATTCTAGCCACCATCCGGCACATGAGCGCCCAGCAAGCTGAAATTTACAGGTTGGTTGAGAACATCCAGCGCGAGAACCCTCACCCTGCCGATGAGGCCGTAGCCGTGGGTAAATTGTCCCAGCAGGGAATGAATACGGACGAAATTGCGGCCTACTTAGGCCAGAGTGCCCGTTGGGTAACCCAGCGCCGCGCCATCAGCGAACTGCTGCCGGAGTGGCTGACGGACCTGCGGCAGGACAAGCTGACGCTCGGCGGGGCCGAGGAACTGAGCCGCTGGCCTGAATCGGTACAGGTGCGGTGCCTGAGCCACCGTTCTCAGTACCTAGTAAACGAGCAGTCAGTAAAGAATTGGGTTAGCCGGGAAAAGCAGGTACTTGCCAGTGCCCCTTGGGCGTTGGAGGACGCGGCTTTGTACCCTGCTGCCGGAGCTTGCACCAGCTGCCCCAAGCGCAGCAGCTGTAGCGTAGTGCTGTTTGCAGAGCTGGCCGAGCAGGGCAAAGATACCTGCCTCGACAGCGGCTGCTGGAACAAGAAAATGGAGCTTCGCATCGAGCAGGTGCTATCCGAGCAGAAAGAGTTGGAAGGGGATAAGCCCGTAGTGCGGCTGACGACCAAATATTGGGAGGCTCCCGCTGGGGCGCTGAAACCGGAGAAGTACGAGGTAACTAAAAAGAAGAAGGGAACCGTAGTCGGGGTGTACGTAGATGGGGCCAACGCCGGGAAAGTGGTGCGGGTGCAGCTTACGGAAGTTACGGCCAAAGCCATTGAGCAAGGAAAGGTAGAGCTGACCCAAGGCGAGAAGAACCGGGATACGCGCCAGAAGCGCCTACTTAAGGAGGCCGGAAAACGGGTGCTGGCTGATCGGTGCTACCACGCCCTCCAGCAGTTCAGCGATGAGGCCAAAGCCGCCCGTTTGCGGGTTTTAGGCCTAGTTGTAGCTGAAAGCCTGATGCGCGGACGCAACCTCGATACGCTGACGCTGGCCGAGCTTTCCCGTACATGGGGCTGGGAGGAAGTAGGCAAAAACGGGCCTGAACTGAAAGGACGCACTTATAAAGATTGGGTAGTAGAGCAGGTGCTATCGGTGGCCCCCAGCGAGGCCATGCTTACCCAGCTGCTGCTGTTTTCCGTCACCCACCGCGACTTAGCCAACGAGTGGACGGACTATCAACAGAATGCCGCTGGCTTGGTAGCCGACCCGCAGGTGAAAGAAGGCCTGACCGAAGCGGCGCAGGAACTGTTTGAGTCGGAGTACGACCCGCGCACCCTGCGTGCCCGAAAGCTGCCGATGGGCCATGAAACCCAGCTTACGCCGGAAGTGGCACCCGACGAGGTGGAACTAGCATCCAGCGCCCAAGCCGCCTAA
- a CDS encoding carboxypeptidase-like regulatory domain-containing protein, producing the protein MRPFLQLCTLGLVLSAPIASYAQQAAPVEYYGTVQTDAGEPLPGATVFVKGTYIGSTTNSAGTFRLMVPANLIPAPLSVSFVGYLTSTDTLTNTVRPLSIILQPSAAQINEVVVSASRVEENILRAPVTVDKVNTLQLSRLTQPDLITSLARQKGVDVTTSGMFMASLSTRGFGGATSERLVQLVDLMDTQSPSLNINAGNALGLPELDIASVEVLHGPSSALYGANAFNGVVLTNSKSPFEYEGLSVRLRGGNRDYLDGQLRYAQRIGRKFAFKVSGSYASANDWIANNYDALGESYAAGNNPAGSGLGYDAVNRYGDVGNTFGATGGALAGKTVFMPGWTERELIDNDYKAKLYRIVPSVHYLVTDKIKAMIEFKRASGTTAYQFTNRYRFKDFATNQWRAELKSDNWYLRAYQTQDFGANSYDLPFTGAFMQTSVDPNSAAGATYAQQYFQAYAVAYNTFLARNPGNTAGAEAAAQGAANPFQLVPGTPGFEQTRKKVISDATPGIGSRINPSSLLNDISGQYDFKLKAVNLIVGGAYRQYRLGSDGLLFSDRDGKRLVNYEYGGYAQISKELLRNRLKLTAAGRMDDSKNFKPVFSPRASAVYSLDQAQTHNFRASYNQAYRSPTQQGQYLSLDLARVLLLGNISNGFSGYSTAAASQLGRILRNPATAQQELDAYAVNAERLKPERVSTWELGYKGLLLPNLVLDVNYYNSRYNDFIGQIRVISNVDGSKPTVPQMAAAATSARPFQSGTTRVIQVQANANQEVKASGSTVGLTYTALKAFSLTGNYTLNVLHDDNLPESFQTYYNTPKHKYNIGAYGELKKVFNYSVNYRWAQGHLFESPFAAGQLKSYSSLDAQVGYVLPKLHTTLQIGGSNLTNATNIQVYGGPQVGRLVYGGLLFDIK; encoded by the coding sequence ATGCGCCCATTTCTCCAATTATGCACGCTGGGTCTTGTGCTGAGTGCTCCCATCGCTTCCTATGCTCAGCAAGCGGCTCCCGTCGAATACTACGGCACGGTTCAGACCGATGCCGGTGAGCCATTACCCGGCGCAACGGTGTTTGTGAAAGGCACCTACATTGGCTCTACTACCAACTCGGCCGGCACATTCCGGCTGATGGTTCCGGCCAATCTGATTCCAGCCCCTCTTTCCGTATCCTTCGTGGGGTACCTTACCTCGACGGATACCCTCACCAATACGGTTCGTCCCCTCTCCATTATCCTGCAGCCCTCGGCCGCCCAGATCAATGAAGTGGTAGTATCGGCCTCCCGCGTGGAGGAAAACATTCTGCGGGCTCCTGTGACAGTGGACAAGGTGAATACCCTGCAGCTTTCGCGTCTAACCCAGCCGGACCTGATTACCAGCCTTGCCCGGCAGAAGGGCGTGGACGTGACAACCAGCGGCATGTTTATGGCCAGCCTGAGTACGCGTGGCTTCGGCGGTGCTACCTCTGAGCGTCTGGTGCAACTGGTGGACCTGATGGATACCCAGTCTCCTTCCCTGAACATCAACGCTGGTAACGCGCTGGGCCTTCCGGAGCTGGATATTGCTTCCGTAGAAGTGCTGCACGGGCCTAGCTCGGCCCTGTACGGTGCCAATGCCTTTAACGGCGTGGTACTGACCAACTCCAAGTCGCCTTTTGAGTATGAAGGCCTGTCCGTTCGCCTGCGCGGCGGCAACCGTGACTACTTGGATGGCCAGCTGCGGTATGCCCAGCGGATCGGCCGTAAGTTCGCCTTCAAGGTGAGTGGCAGCTATGCCAGCGCCAATGACTGGATTGCCAACAATTACGATGCCCTGGGGGAATCCTACGCGGCCGGCAACAACCCAGCGGGCTCAGGCCTTGGCTACGATGCAGTAAACCGCTATGGGGACGTAGGCAATACGTTCGGTGCCACGGGTGGCGCTCTGGCCGGCAAGACGGTTTTCATGCCCGGCTGGACGGAACGCGAGCTGATTGACAACGATTACAAGGCCAAGCTTTACCGCATTGTTCCTTCCGTGCATTACCTAGTGACGGATAAGATCAAGGCCATGATCGAATTCAAGCGGGCCTCGGGCACGACGGCTTACCAGTTTACCAACCGCTACCGCTTCAAGGATTTCGCTACCAACCAATGGCGTGCGGAGTTGAAAAGCGACAATTGGTATCTGCGGGCTTATCAGACTCAGGACTTCGGCGCCAACTCCTACGATCTGCCATTCACGGGGGCATTTATGCAAACGTCGGTTGATCCGAACAGCGCGGCCGGCGCTACCTATGCCCAGCAGTATTTCCAGGCGTATGCTGTTGCCTACAACACCTTCCTGGCCCGTAACCCCGGCAATACGGCCGGCGCTGAAGCGGCCGCTCAGGGAGCTGCCAACCCCTTCCAGTTGGTACCCGGCACCCCAGGCTTTGAGCAAACCCGCAAGAAGGTGATTTCGGATGCTACCCCCGGCATCGGTTCGCGCATCAACCCCAGCTCTCTGCTGAATGATATTTCGGGCCAGTATGACTTCAAGCTAAAGGCGGTAAATCTGATTGTGGGCGGCGCCTACCGGCAGTATCGCCTGGGTTCCGACGGACTGTTGTTCAGTGACCGGGATGGCAAGCGTCTGGTGAACTACGAGTATGGGGGCTACGCTCAAATCTCGAAAGAGCTACTGCGCAATCGTCTGAAGCTCACGGCTGCAGGCCGCATGGATGATAGCAAGAACTTTAAGCCGGTATTCTCGCCTCGTGCCTCAGCCGTGTATTCGCTCGACCAGGCCCAGACGCATAACTTCCGCGCCAGCTACAACCAGGCCTACCGCAGCCCCACGCAGCAAGGACAATACCTGTCGTTGGATCTGGCCCGGGTTCTGCTGCTCGGCAACATTAGCAATGGCTTCTCCGGCTACTCTACGGCGGCCGCTTCTCAACTCGGCCGCATCCTGCGTAATCCGGCAACGGCTCAGCAAGAGCTGGACGCCTACGCCGTCAACGCCGAGCGCCTGAAGCCAGAGCGTGTATCGACCTGGGAACTGGGCTATAAAGGCCTTCTGCTGCCGAACCTGGTATTGGATGTGAACTACTACAACTCGCGCTACAATGACTTTATTGGTCAGATCCGCGTGATTTCCAATGTAGACGGTTCTAAGCCCACGGTTCCTCAAATGGCTGCTGCTGCTACCAGTGCGCGTCCGTTCCAGTCGGGCACAACCCGCGTAATTCAGGTGCAGGCCAACGCCAACCAGGAAGTTAAAGCCTCAGGTAGCACCGTTGGCCTGACCTACACGGCTCTGAAAGCATTCAGCCTGACGGGTAACTATACCCTTAATGTGCTGCATGATGATAACCTGCCGGAAAGCTTCCAGACCTATTACAACACGCCCAAGCACAAGTACAACATTGGCGCGTATGGGGAGCTGAAGAAGGTTTTCAACTACTCAGTGAACTACCGCTGGGCCCAGGGCCACTTGTTTGAGTCTCCCTTCGCCGCTGGCCAGCTGAAAAGCTACTCCAGCCTCGACGCTCAGGTGGGCTATGTGTTGCCGAAGCTGCATACCACGCTGCAGATCGGTGGGTCGAACCTGACCAATGCCACCAATATTCAGGTGTACGGTGGTCCACAGGTGGGCCGCTTAGTCTACGGCGGACTCCTGTTCGACATTAAGTAA